One uncultured Carboxylicivirga sp. genomic window, TATTCCTAAAGATTCAGATGATCAGACCTTTGTAATTCATAAAGATTACAATAAATCAAATAATTACATTGATAACCTGAAATGGGCTTCCAAAAAGGAGATGTTTGATCATCAACAACAAAACCCATTGGTTCTTAAAGCCAGAGAAAAACAAAAAACACGGAAAACTCAGCAAGGTCATAAGTTAACTGCAACTCAGGTGATACGATTGAAAAAGAAAATTTTTGATCCTAATCGAAAAACCCGCCTGAAGTTAATTGCCAAACAATTTGGAATTAGTGAGATGCAGTTATATAGGATTAAATCAGGTGAAAACTGGTCTCATATCAAAGTTGATATTGAAGAAGTTAAAGGCGAGAGAAATTAGTTGAGCTAATATAGTCGCCCTGATAAATCTGATTTTCGATTATTTGGGAGTTTTGTGTAAATTTATAATCTCTAAAAAGGTTTTCAATTATAAATCAACACTAAGATTTCTCAAATTATCGCAACATGGAAGTAGCTAAAATAAC contains:
- a CDS encoding HNH endonuclease — encoded protein: MVRSYWNEEWKELKFGEGALVKRYSISNYGRIISYIDKPEDADVIRGGMLRGYPTLPLRPYGKSKTFYVHKLVAELFIPKDSDDQTFVIHKDYNKSNNYIDNLKWASKKEMFDHQQQNPLVLKAREKQKTRKTQQGHKLTATQVIRLKKKIFDPNRKTRLKLIAKQFGISEMQLYRIKSGENWSHIKVDIEEVKGERN